GTCAACCCTTGGCGTCAGCCGGGCGACGGTCTATCGGGTGCTGGCACAGGAGGTCGAGTCGTAATCGCGACCCCCTAGGGGGTGCCTCCAGTGGCCCCATCAGGTCCGCCTCGTACTGCCAGCGACCCATCCTCTCTCCGAAATTGTCCGTTAACGCACCCAACGTCGCAGACCCCCACAAACGCCCAGCAAGGAGTTCCGGTTGAAGAAACGTCTCGTCAAGAGAGGAAACGCTGGCCCAAGGCTTTGCGTGGCCAGTACGATTCGGCCGCATGGGGGGCAATCAGTGGGTGGGTTTATTGGCGCGATTCTTGGCGTGATTGTCGGTGGTTTGGTCACGTTGGGAACCACAGTCCTAATTGAGCGCACGAAGTGGAAGCGTGAGGCGAGTGCGCGATGGGAAGGACGTGTGGTCGAGGCCCTGGTGGCCTATGCGGCTGCGCTCAAAATGCAGTCGAGGATGTGTCTGCGAATATCGGGCAGCTACTGGCCAACCATGACCAGCAATCCCATCGCGGCTCACGAAGGTGTGATCGAAATCGCGGAGTACGAGGACGAGCGGTCAGTGCAGTTCGAGAAGGTGCTGCTCTTGGCGGGACCAGAGGTTGTCGCCAAGGCTCGCAGATGGCAGGAGTCAGTATGGGCGCTCCACACCATCCAAGACGGTCCGAGTTCGATTTCCAAAGATGATTTCGACAAGAGGCTGGACAAGGCACGTCGGTGTCGTGACGAGTTCTACAACAGCGTGCGCACGGAACTGGGACTGGAATTGTTGCCGTCGACCCCGACACGCGCCTCGCCCGACGACCCCGCTTGGCTCTCGCCCGCCTAATGGCCGAGCAGAGTCCGGCGGCGACGGCGAAAGTTTTGCGGGAGAGCGTCCGTCGCAACACAATCCCTCACTACATAGTAAGGATGATCCCAACCGATGGCCTATCCCACGCTCGCGCTTCACCTGCTCATATCTGCGCCTGGGGACGTGCCGCTCGGCGACATGGCGGTAATCCGCAAGACGATCAGCCAGTGGAATCTCAACCTCGGGCGCGCGGTCGGGTTAACCGTGTTGCCTGTCTCCTGGACTGAGCACGCTGTCGCTGAGTTCGGCGAGCGACCCCAGGCGATCCTGAATCAACAGATCGTGGAGGAGGCAGATCTTGCCGTCGCGCTCTTCCACGACCGCCTGGGGACGCCGACCGGAGAAGCGGAATCCGGGACGGCTGAGGAGATTCAGGTACTCGTCGAGGCCGGGAAATCGGTGGCTGTGCTGGTGAACGCGACTCCGCGCCCGCCTCTCGACGGCCAGGCACTGGACGAGAGGCAGCGGCTCAGCGCCTACCTGAAGGACCTGCGCAAGACGGCGCTAGTCTTCGAGTACGCCAACGCGGGCGATCTCATCGGACAGGTGAACAATTTTCTCAGCCGTGCAACGGCGCAATTCCAGCAGTCGGTCGAGTCCTCGAAGAACGCGGAGCCGGATGGTCTGGATCCCTCTGAGGGAGTGTGGCCCCGCGTCGAGGTACGCGAGAGCGTCCGAACCGACAACAGAGGACGCGTCAGGACGCAACGCCGCTGGTCGCTGGTGCTCCACAACACTTCCCGCGGCCCAGCGTTAGACGTCGACTTCTCGTTCCTGAACGTGCCGGAAAACGCCCTCTTCCAAGTGCACCGCGAGGACGGCTCGCTCGGCACCATACCTCCCGGCCAGGAAGCACGTTTCCCTCTGTTGCTGGCCATGGGATCGCCAGACGCAGTGGAGTGCGTCGTCACGTGGACCGACGCCGCCGGTAACCCCCGCGAGACGAGGGCTACCGTCCGGACCTGACCTCGTAGAGTTCCGGTTCCAAGCGAGCGGGTCAGCTTGGTGCTGGCGTATCAGATGCAGCCTTTCATCGTGCAAGAGCATCCGGTGTCCGCTTGTGTGGCACCTCGGTCCGCAGTGCGCGCAGTAGCTCAGGCATCCGTCGAAACCCGCCTCACATAACCAACGGTTTGACCTGCGTATTCTTAGCGCACCCAACGCGGCAAACCCCCGCAAACGCCCAGCAAGAAGTTCCGCTTCAACTTCATATTCCCGTGATCTCGGTGTGCGTGAGGGGACGGTCATAATCAGCGCGGAACTCGCCGCGTACGGCACCTTCTCGACGCGTCAGGCGGAACATTTGGTTCCGCTTGAGGGAACTGTTCGTTCCTACAAAACCGCCCTGGCCTGCGCAGTCATGGCGCGCTTATAAGACTCTCTTTCAAGTAGCTCGGAGTCGTAGTCACGGACAGTGATGTGTGTCGTCGGTGATGGCGTAATCGCCATGCAGTGACGGCAAGGTTCGTCCGATCCCGCAAGTCCGCTACTGACTGCGTCAGCCGGAAGGACGAGGCAGTTCGCGTCGCTCATCTGATGGAGCTGGCCCGACTTGATTGCATCGCCTCGTGCCTTGCGAATCCCTCGCGGACTCGCCGTGGCGATCCGCCCACCGGGATGTGCGACGGTGAGAATCTCGGCTACTTTACCGTCTTCAAATGTTGCGTGCCCGTTCGGCTTTGCCTGCCACATAGCCAACCAGTAGAGCCGTTCGCGCAGCGTTAGGCTGTGATTGTTCGCCTGGCTCTTGGCGAACTCTTCTCGGACCATTTTGTATTTTGGTATGCGCCGGAGTCGCTTACCTGGTTCTCGGCTCACAGAGCGCCCTTCGTGCTGACGGCTTCGTTCGAGGCGATCCACAACGCCAGCTTGTCGGCGGGATACACCACTGTCTTCTTGCCGAGCTTGAAGCTGGGCGGTCCCTCGTTGCAGTGACGCCACCACCGCAATGTTCCTTCGGGGATGCCCGTCTGCAGAGTCACCTGCTTCGTTCGCAAGAGATCAGTGGTCATGTCCTGCTCCATCTTCCAGCGGGGAATCGTTCCGCTTCCCCTCAACAAGTCATCCGTTGGCCACGCGGCGCCGGTTCGCTCGGCCTTGCCAACAGAAACAACGATAGGCAACCGAAAAGTTGGGTTCCGGGGAAAATTGAACCGCACGGCGACCGGGGTTTACGTGGAACGATGATCGCCAGTGTTGCGGTCTATCGAAACCTCCCAAGGAGGCGCTAAGCGACGGCGGCGATTGCCTCACCCAGAGCGTCAGCGACGCCAGCAAGATCGTCACTCATCAAGTGCCCGTAACGATCCAGCGTCATTGTCGCCGTGGCGTGCCCGAGCATGCGTTGCACCACTTTGACGTTGGCACCAGCCGAGATAGCCAACGATGCCGCCGTGTGTCGTAGGTCGTGCGGTGTGGCGTAAGGGAACACCGGTGTTGTCTCCTCGCCCTTCGGCTCCGCTTTCCGCTCCTCTGCAGCGGCTTCCCGAAGTGGCTTAAGCGCATTGTCGAACGCCCACCGGTACTCACCAAGCGGTAACACACCACCTTTGCGTGACGGGAAGACATAGGCGTCAGGATCGGAGGGCAGCTCCGCCTTCAACCGCTCCCAAACAGGTGCTGGTACTGGGACCGTTCTCGCCTCCCCACTCTTCGTGTCCGTCTCCACAATGCCCCGTTTCGCCACGTTCGTAGCCGACGCCTTCACGGTGATCTCGCGATTGCCAATATCCCTGCGCCGCAACGCCGCAGCTTCCCCAAAGCGAAGGCCGCAGTAACCAAGGACCAATGTAAGCGCTTCAAACCGACCTGTGCCGCTAGCCAAGTCGAGTAGCTGACGATGCATCAGGCAATGCATCTCTTTCTGCTTCTTCTCCCTGGGCAGTTCCGAACGTTCAACCTCGGCAGCGATGTTCTTAGCCGCGAGTCCAGCACGCACCGCGTATTTGAACACCGCACCCATCAGCTGATGCGTCTGCCGTATCCGGCTTGGTGAGAGCCCGGTGCCCGACTGGGATCCATTCACCGACAGCTCTGCGATCCACGCAGACAGGTCGCCATAGGTGATGGCCTTCACCGGCCCATCACCCCACTTGGGCAACACGAGGTTATCGAGGATGGAGCGGTAACCAGCGACCGTACTGGGCTTGCGGTGAGCTTTGGTCTTGAACCACTGCTCTGCAACGACTCGGAAGGTGTCGGCACCTACGTCAGGGCTCACCCAAACATTCGTGACCACCTTGCCGCGTTCAGTGTTTGACCACTTCTCGGCTTCAACCTCCGTGCGGAAGTCCTTTGTTCGCGATTTGCCATCGTCGCCGACATACCAGCCGCGCCACCGGCTACCTATACCCTGCGGCTTCCCGAGGCCCTCCGCCCATCGGCCTGTGGCGCGCTTTGTGGGCCTACCCCGCTTGTCCTTCCATAGATCGATCACACCTCCCGTACCGGGCGTGCGCCTTATGGCGCGGGGCGAATGGGAACGCGCAGCGGGTGTGCCGTCCAAGTCGACCGGTTCGGTATCCGCAGGTACTGACGTCGTCTCCACGGCCCCGAGCTTACAAGCTGCATACATATCAGCACCGCGACAAAACAAATATAAGCCCTGAGCTGGTACCCCCAGTCGGGCTCGAACCGACACTGTGCGGATTTTAAGTCCGCTGCCTCTGCCAATTGGGCTATGGGGGCATGTACCGGTCAGAGCCTAGTTGTCCCGTGCCCCGGCAGTCGGGCCAGCCATCGAATACCGCGATACCGGTAGGCGGCCGCGAGGTAGCTACCTAGTTCGGCGCCGGTGGCGGCTGTGGTTCGAACGGTGTGTACCACCACCATTGGGCGCGTTCGCCGGTCGGTCCTTTGCACGGTGGTACGTCTGGTGGGTCTGTGGTGGGTGGGCGGGCCAGGGATGCCCCGGTCATCGGATCGCCGTCGCTGTCGGTGACGCGGAGCCGGTGGGCGGGCCCGGTGAGGGTGATCCCACCACGGTGGTGCATGCGGTGGTGAAATGGGCAGAGCAGCACCAGGTTGTCCAGCTCGGTCGGGCCGCCGTTCTCCCAGTGCACGAGGTGATGGGCGTGCAGACCGCGGGTGGACCCGCAGCCGGGCACCACACAGGTCTTGTCCCGGTACTCCAGGGCTCGGCGGAGTCGGCGGCTGATGGTGCGGGTGGTCCGCCCGGCCCCGATCGGGGTGCCGTGGCGTTCGAACCACACCTCGCAGGTGGCGTCACAGAGCAGGAACCGGCGCTCCTCATCGGTAAGCGCCGCTCCCAGATGCAGGGCGGCGACCGGCTTGTCGGCGTGGCGGTCCAGATCGACATGCGCCACCACGGTGGTGCGGGTACCGTGCGGGCGGGCCGCCGCGTCAGCGTCCCAGCCGGCCTCGATCAGGCTCATGAACGCATCGGTGGTGTCCGGGAACGGCGGTGCCTGCTCGCAGGTCTGCGCACCGGCCTGCTCATCGTCGCTGTCGCCGGCGTCGTGATCGCGTCTCCAGTCCGCGACCAACGCAT
This region of Mycolicibacterium diernhoferi genomic DNA includes:
- a CDS encoding helix-turn-helix transcriptional regulator; amino-acid sequence: MTTDLLRTKQVTLQTGIPEGTLRWWRHCNEGPPSFKLGKKTVVYPADKLALWIASNEAVSTKGAL
- a CDS encoding tyrosine-type recombinase/integrase; translated protein: METTSVPADTEPVDLDGTPAARSHSPRAIRRTPGTGGVIDLWKDKRGRPTKRATGRWAEGLGKPQGIGSRWRGWYVGDDGKSRTKDFRTEVEAEKWSNTERGKVVTNVWVSPDVGADTFRVVAEQWFKTKAHRKPSTVAGYRSILDNLVLPKWGDGPVKAITYGDLSAWIAELSVNGSQSGTGLSPSRIRQTHQLMGAVFKYAVRAGLAAKNIAAEVERSELPREKKQKEMHCLMHRQLLDLASGTGRFEALTLVLGYCGLRFGEAAALRRRDIGNREITVKASATNVAKRGIVETDTKSGEARTVPVPAPVWERLKAELPSDPDAYVFPSRKGGVLPLGEYRWAFDNALKPLREAAAEERKAEPKGEETTPVFPYATPHDLRHTAASLAISAGANVKVVQRMLGHATATMTLDRYGHLMSDDLAGVADALGEAIAAVA
- a CDS encoding HNH endonuclease signature motif containing protein → MPPPTTPFAENYVEPRLDALFAEIAELTGQRNAIDGRLVEIVAEIDGRGAADGNPLWGGTGCRSIEALVAWKAGVTPRNAETMVAVAHRLDELPRLAEGLREGRLSLDRVGVIAERAGAGCDDHYANLVQYATVTQLRTAVKQEPRPDPDRKPEPKRGFSSYDSEGYTTYKIRLPKLEAAKFDAAVASHKDALVADWRRDHDAGDSDDEQAGAQTCEQAPPFPDTTDAFMSLIEAGWDADAAARPHGTRTTVVAHVDLDRHADKPVAALHLGAALTDEERRFLLCDATCEVWFERHGTPIGAGRTTRTISRRLRRALEYRDKTCVVPGCGSTRGLHAHHLVHWENGGPTELDNLVLLCPFHHRMHHRGGITLTGPAHRLRVTDSDGDPMTGASLARPPTTDPPDVPPCKGPTGERAQWWWYTPFEPQPPPAPN